The following proteins are co-located in the Betta splendens chromosome 9, fBetSpl5.4, whole genome shotgun sequence genome:
- the rab21 gene encoding ras-related protein Rab-21, producing the protein MAAGGTGGNGGKTYSFKVVLLGEGCVGKTSLVLRYCENKFNDKHITTLQASFLTKKLNITGKRVNLAIWDTAGQERFHALGPIYYRDSNGAILVYDITDEDSFQKVKNWVKELRKMLGNEICLCIVGNKIDLDKDRHVSVEEAESYAESVGAKHYHTSAKISKGIEELFLDLCKRMMDTAQAEERLKGNGASQSASGRRGVQIVDDEPQATPAGGCCSSG; encoded by the exons ATGGCGGCCGGAGGGACGGGGGGCAACGGCGGGAAAACTTACTCCTTCAAGGTGGTGCTGCTGGGGGAAGGCTGTGTGGGGAAGACGTCGCTGGTGCTGCGATACTGCGAAAACAAATTCAACGACAAACACATCACCACTCTACAG GCGTCCTTCCTCACAAAGAAGCTCAACATTACAGGGAAGAGAGTTAACTTGGCCATATGG GACACGGCCGGTCAGGAGCGTTTTCATGCGTTAGGTCCCATCTACTACAGAGACTCCAATGGAGCCATACTAGTGTACGACATCACAGATGAAGACTCCTTTCAGAAG gTGAAGAACTGGGTGAAAGAGTTGAGGAAAATGTTGGGGAATGAGATTTGTTTATGTATAGTAG GTAATAAAATAGATttggacaaagacagacacgTGTCcgtggaggaggctgagag TTACGCAGAGTCAGTGGGAGCCAAACACTACCACACATCCGCCAAAATAAGTAAAGGCATCGAGGAGCTCTTCCTGGATCTGTGTAAAC ggaTGATGGACACGGCTCAGGCCGAGGAGAGATTGAAGGGCAACGGAGCCAGCCAATCAGCGTCGGGGCGGAGGGGGGTCCAGATTGTGGACGACGAACCTCAGGCCACACCGGCAGGAGGGTGCTGCTCATCTGGCTAA
- the LOC114862538 gene encoding tetraspanin-3-like produces MGEVNKNLRRTFTAFNVLFAIAGLLIIGLAFVHQVLTNFHAGDNVRTGIYGLYIIGTGTMVIATLGAYGAHKKSKLCLSLFLGCMVTGTLMMLNYGIPAAISRHQVEELIENDLRAMVPLDDQPEELKSMMDSIQIQAQCCGLFSYDNWRNIPESCMCSPEAEDRCQSVSYRQLLFVYPKTCLPFIMERFRLIVDILIGTIFTLAALAMLGTILSSVMIHQMSRLTAPTPVFKVPLPFNVPSIFIPATPKYEELSKDPPAYF; encoded by the exons ATGGGTGAAGTCAACAAGAACTTGAGACGGACCTTCACCGCCTTCAACGTCTTATTCGCG ATCGCTGGTTTGCTCATCATCGGACTCGCCTTCGTGCATCAGGTCCTCACCAACTTCCACGCAGGAGACAAT GTGAGGACTGGGATCTATGGCCTCTACATCATAGGCACTGGTACCATGGTGATCGCCACCCTGGGAGCCTATGGAGCTCACAAGAAGAGCAAACTCTGCCTGTCACTG ttccTCGGTTGCATGGTGACAGGAACTCTGATGATGCTCAACTATGGAATCCCTGCTGCCATTTCCCGTCACCAG GTGGAAGAACTGATTGAAAATGACTTGCGTGCCATGGTACCTCTGGACGACCAACCAGAGGAATTAAAGAGCATGATGGACTCCATCCAGATACAG GCGCAATGCTGTGGCCTGTTCAGCTATGACAACTGGAGGAATATCCCTGAGTCCTGCATGTGCAGCCCAGAGGCGGAGGACAGGTGCCAGTCAGTCAGCTACAGACAACTCTTATTTGTTTACCCCAAG ACCTGCCTCCCCTTCATCATGGAGAGATTCCGGCTGATTGTTGACATCCTGATCGGCACCATCTTCACTCTGGCAGCGCTGGCG ATGCTGGGTACGATCCTGTCGTCTGTCATGATACACCAGATGAGTCGGCTCACTGCACCCACCCCCGTGTTCAAGGTGCCCCTCCCGTTCAACGTGCCCTCCATCTTCATACCAGCTACACCAAAGTACGAGGAGCTCAGCAAGGACCCTCCCGCCTACTTTTAG